Proteins encoded within one genomic window of Triticum aestivum cultivar Chinese Spring chromosome 2D, IWGSC CS RefSeq v2.1, whole genome shotgun sequence:
- the LOC123054153 gene encoding uncharacterized protein isoform X1, with protein sequence MEAAASSLSSLLVSLRVDGPWTPPAAWDSIAPESASAGVPDPAGRPSRDPIYELTSVPDAALVRLALHALHGVKSSLDEIDELSVLFSSSPADRTSHRIANVWSRSSSTASIGHILNSIGSTGLAVFFLRKFVHYYLFQSREVNCGNREGHGHDVSDDKDTEHSPPYSLVNQAFAAAVEKVLEGYFCSLNTLPPSIKLRRSVGQPDRPSMTSDRASCNSSSEITLLEVYLHTEELRRHIKSLGNICFPKFAGLALCQEGLTTDSNLEFENFPRGTDLLSYLYVRLRDADPVHYALLKYLFIRSCEPYCNFIKLWIYRASVDDPYEEFLITQTENSQIQGGSLGPLGVTALPFKGSNHVSVPCFLKDICNPLLRTGQQLQVLMKVVKSCNLCSTGGDNYDASKTILLEEILPWFGTPIECSVNSFTFSKSKADAVICQRDAMYKSMLEKLHHYFLNIEIIPFGPPSNSLHKSKSPLDTSVSDVELLYGGIHALPTCDIMSADEKDNDAYSTSQESSDKLDPLESSECSSSYSSMDEIEVESGITCGNLSSSRFSLYHASTGEAKCSSETQNVLSHQTSSRHNGTNSSSPNDEDHRNVDLGCSNVPMHSQNVEHNVMPDALELDYQYSKFWPFGKFPKNTFNSSPGKMCLVDEFLYTDNESAVEQVSHDDVVYPSHTDKSCKINHSWNSSISYNLSTNPILKNAAGHHMESDLRGKWKNQALESFAFESVTNPCEVYCERSTSLVESEAGATKVVHSTAQKQPDCSSELLQAKTGSQGYLASSGETEASDNLPKYVCGGALWEKLLEYTAKSTEKIAGDSSSASDMPLDIAIDKCIIQEVLLQYKYVSSFTMKLLEEGFDLCGHLLALRRYHFMELADWAESFIVSIYHKKWFSVKSEQKRAEIQGLLDLALQRSSCDTDPYKEKLFIYMKEQPVISVAASEQGFHMLDDFLLGYKVDWPVNIVITEEALRRYAEIFCYLVQVRFAVFSLTEVWRFLKELTQLISRSGRSRPDILKKLNSVMKVRHQVYHFLSTLQQYHHCNLSDISWRRFQHSLKHQVKDMRDIEYVHLCYVTDALHICFLSNETKPVATIIKSMLQQALEFRSCFKSLNDLSESTVNQLNLHSLINFSQVDAIRTRFESNIKDLYILHSKSSKYEELGLSRFWGYLNYNEYHSLKITKDVGCFYF encoded by the exons ATGGAGGCCGCCGCCTCCAGCCTCTCGTCGCTGCTCGTCAGCCTCCGCGTGGACGGCCCCTGGACGCCGCCTGCAGCCTGGGATTCCATCGCCCCCGAGAGCGCGTCCGCCGGTGTTCCTGACCCTGCAGGGCGTCCCTCTCGGGATCCAATCTACGAGCTCACCTCCGTTCCT GATGCTGCTTTGGTTCGTTTGGCTTTGCATGCACTGCATGGTGTCAAATCATCGCTAGATGAGATTGACGAGCTTTCTGTGTTGTTCTCCTCAAGTCCGGCAGACAGGACATCTCATCGCATTGCAAATGTGTGGTCACGGTCATCTAGCACTGCCTCTATAGGACATATTCTCAATTCTATAGGCTCTACAGGTCTTGCAGTTTTCTTCCTGCGCAAGTTTGTGCACTATTATCTTTTCCAAAGTCGAGAAGTAAATTGTGGAAATAGAGAAGGACATGGACATGATGTTTCTGATGACAAAGATACTGAGCATTCTCCTCCTTATAGTCTAGTGAACCAAGCATTTGCTGCAGCAGTTGAAAAAGTTCTAGAAGGCTATTTCTGTTCCTTGAATACTTTACCACCTTCAATTAAGCTGAGGCGGTCAGTGGGACAACCTGATAGACCTTCCATGACCTCAGATAGAGCTAGTTGTAATTCTAGCTCTGAAATCACTCTTCTGGAAGTTTATCTCCACACCGAGGAGTTGAGAAGGCATATTAAGTCCCTTGGAAATATTTGTTTTCCTAAGTTTGCAGGTCTTGCATTATGCCAGGAGGGTTTGACTACTGATTCTAACTTGGAGTTTGAGAATTTTCCGCGGGGCACTGATTTGCTTTCTTATTTGTATGTCCGCCTTCGT GATGCTGATCCAGTTCACTATGCTCTTTTGAAATATCTCTTCATTCGTTCGTGTGAACCATACTGTAACTTCATTAAGTTATGGATTTACCGAGCTAGTGTTGACGACCCTTATGAAGAATTTCTCATAACACAAACCGAGAACAGCCAGATTCAAGGAGGTTCGTTGGGCCCACTAGGTGTCACTGCATTGCCCTTCAAG GGAAGTAATCATGTATCTGTTCCATGTTTTCTGAAAGATATATGCAATCCTCTTTTACGCACTGGGCAGCAGCTTCAAGTGCTCATGAAGGTTGTAAAGTCATGCAATCTTTGTTCTACTGGAGGAGATAATTACGACGCTAGTAAAACTATCCTTCTGGAGGAAATTCTCCCATGGTTTGGTACGCCAATTGAGTGCTCAGTGAATTCATTTACTTTCTCAAAAAGCAAGGCTGATGCAGTAATATGTCAGAGAGACGCTATGTACAAGTCAATGCTAGAGAAGCTCCATCATTATTTCTTAAATATTGAG ATAATTCCTTTTGGTCCTCCGTCAAACTCCCTGCATAAAAGTAAAAGCCCTCTAGACACATCAGTTTCAGATGTGGAGCTATTGTATGGCGGCATCCATGCTCTACCAACTTGTGATAT TATGTCTGCAGATGAAAAAGACAATGATGCTTATTCAACATCGCAAGAATCTTCAGATAAACTAGATCCTCTGGAATCTTCAGAATGCTCTTCTTCTTATAGTTCTATGGATGAAATTGAGGTTGAGAGTGGCATCACTTGTGGTAATTTGTCTAGTTCCAGGTTTTCGTTGTACCATGCAAGTACAGGTGAAGCAAAATGCTCCTCAGAAACCCAAAATGTGCTTTCACATCAAACTAGTTCTCGTCACAACGGGACAAACTCTTCAAGCCCTAATGATGAGGACCATAGAAATGTTGATTTGGGTTGCAGCAACGTTCCCATGCACTCGCAGAATGTGGAACATAATGTGATGCCTGATGCTCTAGAACTGGATTACCAGTATAGTAAATTTTGGCCATTTGGCAAATTTCCAAAGAACACATTTAATAGTTCCCCTGGAAAAATGTGTTTAGTTGATGAGTTTCTGTATACGGACAATGAAAGTGCAGTGGAGCAAGTATCACATGATGATGTAGTTTATCCATCACACACAGATAAGTCTTGCAAGATAAATCATTCATGGAATTCTAGCATTTCTTACAATCTCAGCACCAATCCCATTCTGAAGAATGCGGCTGGTCATCATATGGAGAGTGACTTGCGAGGAAAATGGAAAAATCAAGCACTTGAAAGCTTTGCTTTCGAGTCAGTCACAAATCCATGTGAAGTATACTGTGAAAGAAGTACGTCCCTTGTGGAGTCTGAAGCCGGAGCTACAAAGGTTGTACATTCCACTGCTCAGAAACAGCCTGATTGTTCCAGCGAGCTTCTTCAAGCTAAGACAGGGAGTCAGGGATACCTTGCTTCATCAGGAGAAACGGAAGCAAGTGATAATCTTCCAAAATATGTCTGCGGGGGAGCATTATGGGAGAAATTGTTAGAATATACTGCTAAATCAACAGAAAAGATAGCTGGAGATAGTAGTTCAGCATCTGATATGCCACTTGATATAGCTATTGACAAGTGCATTATACAAGAAGTTCTGCTTCA ATATAAATATGTTAGCAGCTTCACAATGAAGTTGCTTGAGGAGGGTTTTGATCTTTGTGGACATCTACTAGCACTACGACGGTACCATTTCATGGAACTAGCTGACTGGGCAGAATCTTTTATTGTTTCCATTTATCATAAG AAATGGTTCTCTGTTAAGTCTGAGCAGAAAAGAGCAGAGATCCAAGGGCTTCTTGACTTGGCCTTGCAGAGGTCTTCATGTGATACCGATCCTTATAAGGAAAAACTGTTTATATACATGAAAGAACAGCCAGTCATTTCTGTGGCAGCCTCTGAACAAG GTTTCCACATGCTGGATGACTTCTTGCTGGGTTATAAAGTTGATTGGCCAGTGAATATTGTCATTACAGAGGAGGCACTTAGGAGATATGCTGAAATATTCTGTTATCTTGTTCAAGTCAGGTTTGCAGTCTTTTCACTGACTGAAGTATGGCGGTTTCTAAAG GAGTTGACACAGTTAATCAGTCGCTCTGGCCGCAGTAGACCTGATATATTGAAAAAATTAAACTCTGTGATGAAAGTGAG acatcaagtttaccattttCTATCAACATTACAGCAGTACCACCATTGCAATTTGTCTGATATATCATGGCGTCGTTTTCAACATTCCCTTAAACATCAG GTTAAAGATATGCGGGATATCGAGTATGTGCATTTGTGTTATGTTACAGACGCACTTCACAT ATGTTTCTTATCCAATGAGACAAAACCAGTTGCCACCATAATCAAAAGCATGCTTCAACAAGCTTTGGAGTTCCGGTCATGCTTTAAGAGTCTTAATGACCTTTCCGAATCAACAGTTAATCAGCTTAATCTGCATTCTCTTATAAACTTCTCTCAG
- the LOC123054153 gene encoding uncharacterized protein isoform X3 produces MEAAASSLSSLLVSLRVDGPWTPPAAWDSIAPESASAGVPDPAGRPSRDPIYELTSVPDADPVHYALLKYLFIRSCEPYCNFIKLWIYRASVDDPYEEFLITQTENSQIQGGSLGPLGVTALPFKGSNHVSVPCFLKDICNPLLRTGQQLQVLMKVVKSCNLCSTGGDNYDASKTILLEEILPWFGTPIECSVNSFTFSKSKADAVICQRDAMYKSMLEKLHHYFLNIEIIPFGPPSNSLHKSKSPLDTSVSDVELLYGGIHALPTCDIMSADEKDNDAYSTSQESSDKLDPLESSECSSSYSSMDEIEVESGITCGNLSSSRFSLYHASTGEAKCSSETQNVLSHQTSSRHNGTNSSSPNDEDHRNVDLGCSNVPMHSQNVEHNVMPDALELDYQYSKFWPFGKFPKNTFNSSPGKMCLVDEFLYTDNESAVEQVSHDDVVYPSHTDKSCKINHSWNSSISYNLSTNPILKNAAGHHMESDLRGKWKNQALESFAFESVTNPCEVYCERSTSLVESEAGATKVVHSTAQKQPDCSSELLQAKTGSQGYLASSGETEASDNLPKYVCGGALWEKLLEYTAKSTEKIAGDSSSASDMPLDIAIDKCIIQEVLLQYKYVSSFTMKLLEEGFDLCGHLLALRRYHFMELADWAESFIVSIYHKKWFSVKSEQKRAEIQGLLDLALQRSSCDTDPYKEKLFIYMKEQPVISVAASEQGFHMLDDFLLGYKVDWPVNIVITEEALRRYAEIFCYLVQVRFAVFSLTEVWRFLKELTQLISRSGRSRPDILKKLNSVMKVRHQVYHFLSTLQQYHHCNLSDISWRRFQHSLKHQVKDMRDIEYVHLCYVTDALHICFLSNETKPVATIIKSMLQQALEFRSCFKSLNDLSESTVNQLNLHSLINFSQVDAIRTRFESNIKDLYILHSKSSKYEELGLSRFWGYLNYNEYHSLKITKDVGCFYF; encoded by the exons ATGGAGGCCGCCGCCTCCAGCCTCTCGTCGCTGCTCGTCAGCCTCCGCGTGGACGGCCCCTGGACGCCGCCTGCAGCCTGGGATTCCATCGCCCCCGAGAGCGCGTCCGCCGGTGTTCCTGACCCTGCAGGGCGTCCCTCTCGGGATCCAATCTACGAGCTCACCTCCGTTCCT GATGCTGATCCAGTTCACTATGCTCTTTTGAAATATCTCTTCATTCGTTCGTGTGAACCATACTGTAACTTCATTAAGTTATGGATTTACCGAGCTAGTGTTGACGACCCTTATGAAGAATTTCTCATAACACAAACCGAGAACAGCCAGATTCAAGGAGGTTCGTTGGGCCCACTAGGTGTCACTGCATTGCCCTTCAAG GGAAGTAATCATGTATCTGTTCCATGTTTTCTGAAAGATATATGCAATCCTCTTTTACGCACTGGGCAGCAGCTTCAAGTGCTCATGAAGGTTGTAAAGTCATGCAATCTTTGTTCTACTGGAGGAGATAATTACGACGCTAGTAAAACTATCCTTCTGGAGGAAATTCTCCCATGGTTTGGTACGCCAATTGAGTGCTCAGTGAATTCATTTACTTTCTCAAAAAGCAAGGCTGATGCAGTAATATGTCAGAGAGACGCTATGTACAAGTCAATGCTAGAGAAGCTCCATCATTATTTCTTAAATATTGAG ATAATTCCTTTTGGTCCTCCGTCAAACTCCCTGCATAAAAGTAAAAGCCCTCTAGACACATCAGTTTCAGATGTGGAGCTATTGTATGGCGGCATCCATGCTCTACCAACTTGTGATAT TATGTCTGCAGATGAAAAAGACAATGATGCTTATTCAACATCGCAAGAATCTTCAGATAAACTAGATCCTCTGGAATCTTCAGAATGCTCTTCTTCTTATAGTTCTATGGATGAAATTGAGGTTGAGAGTGGCATCACTTGTGGTAATTTGTCTAGTTCCAGGTTTTCGTTGTACCATGCAAGTACAGGTGAAGCAAAATGCTCCTCAGAAACCCAAAATGTGCTTTCACATCAAACTAGTTCTCGTCACAACGGGACAAACTCTTCAAGCCCTAATGATGAGGACCATAGAAATGTTGATTTGGGTTGCAGCAACGTTCCCATGCACTCGCAGAATGTGGAACATAATGTGATGCCTGATGCTCTAGAACTGGATTACCAGTATAGTAAATTTTGGCCATTTGGCAAATTTCCAAAGAACACATTTAATAGTTCCCCTGGAAAAATGTGTTTAGTTGATGAGTTTCTGTATACGGACAATGAAAGTGCAGTGGAGCAAGTATCACATGATGATGTAGTTTATCCATCACACACAGATAAGTCTTGCAAGATAAATCATTCATGGAATTCTAGCATTTCTTACAATCTCAGCACCAATCCCATTCTGAAGAATGCGGCTGGTCATCATATGGAGAGTGACTTGCGAGGAAAATGGAAAAATCAAGCACTTGAAAGCTTTGCTTTCGAGTCAGTCACAAATCCATGTGAAGTATACTGTGAAAGAAGTACGTCCCTTGTGGAGTCTGAAGCCGGAGCTACAAAGGTTGTACATTCCACTGCTCAGAAACAGCCTGATTGTTCCAGCGAGCTTCTTCAAGCTAAGACAGGGAGTCAGGGATACCTTGCTTCATCAGGAGAAACGGAAGCAAGTGATAATCTTCCAAAATATGTCTGCGGGGGAGCATTATGGGAGAAATTGTTAGAATATACTGCTAAATCAACAGAAAAGATAGCTGGAGATAGTAGTTCAGCATCTGATATGCCACTTGATATAGCTATTGACAAGTGCATTATACAAGAAGTTCTGCTTCA ATATAAATATGTTAGCAGCTTCACAATGAAGTTGCTTGAGGAGGGTTTTGATCTTTGTGGACATCTACTAGCACTACGACGGTACCATTTCATGGAACTAGCTGACTGGGCAGAATCTTTTATTGTTTCCATTTATCATAAG AAATGGTTCTCTGTTAAGTCTGAGCAGAAAAGAGCAGAGATCCAAGGGCTTCTTGACTTGGCCTTGCAGAGGTCTTCATGTGATACCGATCCTTATAAGGAAAAACTGTTTATATACATGAAAGAACAGCCAGTCATTTCTGTGGCAGCCTCTGAACAAG GTTTCCACATGCTGGATGACTTCTTGCTGGGTTATAAAGTTGATTGGCCAGTGAATATTGTCATTACAGAGGAGGCACTTAGGAGATATGCTGAAATATTCTGTTATCTTGTTCAAGTCAGGTTTGCAGTCTTTTCACTGACTGAAGTATGGCGGTTTCTAAAG GAGTTGACACAGTTAATCAGTCGCTCTGGCCGCAGTAGACCTGATATATTGAAAAAATTAAACTCTGTGATGAAAGTGAG acatcaagtttaccattttCTATCAACATTACAGCAGTACCACCATTGCAATTTGTCTGATATATCATGGCGTCGTTTTCAACATTCCCTTAAACATCAG GTTAAAGATATGCGGGATATCGAGTATGTGCATTTGTGTTATGTTACAGACGCACTTCACAT ATGTTTCTTATCCAATGAGACAAAACCAGTTGCCACCATAATCAAAAGCATGCTTCAACAAGCTTTGGAGTTCCGGTCATGCTTTAAGAGTCTTAATGACCTTTCCGAATCAACAGTTAATCAGCTTAATCTGCATTCTCTTATAAACTTCTCTCAG
- the LOC123054153 gene encoding uncharacterized protein isoform X2 — MTSDRASCNSSSEITLLEVYLHTEELRRHIKSLGNICFPKFAGLALCQEGLTTDSNLEFENFPRGTDLLSYLYVRLRDADPVHYALLKYLFIRSCEPYCNFIKLWIYRASVDDPYEEFLITQTENSQIQGGSLGPLGVTALPFKGSNHVSVPCFLKDICNPLLRTGQQLQVLMKVVKSCNLCSTGGDNYDASKTILLEEILPWFGTPIECSVNSFTFSKSKADAVICQRDAMYKSMLEKLHHYFLNIEIIPFGPPSNSLHKSKSPLDTSVSDVELLYGGIHALPTCDIMSADEKDNDAYSTSQESSDKLDPLESSECSSSYSSMDEIEVESGITCGNLSSSRFSLYHASTGEAKCSSETQNVLSHQTSSRHNGTNSSSPNDEDHRNVDLGCSNVPMHSQNVEHNVMPDALELDYQYSKFWPFGKFPKNTFNSSPGKMCLVDEFLYTDNESAVEQVSHDDVVYPSHTDKSCKINHSWNSSISYNLSTNPILKNAAGHHMESDLRGKWKNQALESFAFESVTNPCEVYCERSTSLVESEAGATKVVHSTAQKQPDCSSELLQAKTGSQGYLASSGETEASDNLPKYVCGGALWEKLLEYTAKSTEKIAGDSSSASDMPLDIAIDKCIIQEVLLQYKYVSSFTMKLLEEGFDLCGHLLALRRYHFMELADWAESFIVSIYHKKWFSVKSEQKRAEIQGLLDLALQRSSCDTDPYKEKLFIYMKEQPVISVAASEQGFHMLDDFLLGYKVDWPVNIVITEEALRRYAEIFCYLVQVRFAVFSLTEVWRFLKELTQLISRSGRSRPDILKKLNSVMKVRHQVYHFLSTLQQYHHCNLSDISWRRFQHSLKHQVKDMRDIEYVHLCYVTDALHICFLSNETKPVATIIKSMLQQALEFRSCFKSLNDLSESTVNQLNLHSLINFSQVDAIRTRFESNIKDLYILHSKSSKYEELGLSRFWGYLNYNEYHSLKITKDVGCFYF; from the exons ATGACCTCAGATAGAGCTAGTTGTAATTCTAGCTCTGAAATCACTCTTCTGGAAGTTTATCTCCACACCGAGGAGTTGAGAAGGCATATTAAGTCCCTTGGAAATATTTGTTTTCCTAAGTTTGCAGGTCTTGCATTATGCCAGGAGGGTTTGACTACTGATTCTAACTTGGAGTTTGAGAATTTTCCGCGGGGCACTGATTTGCTTTCTTATTTGTATGTCCGCCTTCGT GATGCTGATCCAGTTCACTATGCTCTTTTGAAATATCTCTTCATTCGTTCGTGTGAACCATACTGTAACTTCATTAAGTTATGGATTTACCGAGCTAGTGTTGACGACCCTTATGAAGAATTTCTCATAACACAAACCGAGAACAGCCAGATTCAAGGAGGTTCGTTGGGCCCACTAGGTGTCACTGCATTGCCCTTCAAG GGAAGTAATCATGTATCTGTTCCATGTTTTCTGAAAGATATATGCAATCCTCTTTTACGCACTGGGCAGCAGCTTCAAGTGCTCATGAAGGTTGTAAAGTCATGCAATCTTTGTTCTACTGGAGGAGATAATTACGACGCTAGTAAAACTATCCTTCTGGAGGAAATTCTCCCATGGTTTGGTACGCCAATTGAGTGCTCAGTGAATTCATTTACTTTCTCAAAAAGCAAGGCTGATGCAGTAATATGTCAGAGAGACGCTATGTACAAGTCAATGCTAGAGAAGCTCCATCATTATTTCTTAAATATTGAG ATAATTCCTTTTGGTCCTCCGTCAAACTCCCTGCATAAAAGTAAAAGCCCTCTAGACACATCAGTTTCAGATGTGGAGCTATTGTATGGCGGCATCCATGCTCTACCAACTTGTGATAT TATGTCTGCAGATGAAAAAGACAATGATGCTTATTCAACATCGCAAGAATCTTCAGATAAACTAGATCCTCTGGAATCTTCAGAATGCTCTTCTTCTTATAGTTCTATGGATGAAATTGAGGTTGAGAGTGGCATCACTTGTGGTAATTTGTCTAGTTCCAGGTTTTCGTTGTACCATGCAAGTACAGGTGAAGCAAAATGCTCCTCAGAAACCCAAAATGTGCTTTCACATCAAACTAGTTCTCGTCACAACGGGACAAACTCTTCAAGCCCTAATGATGAGGACCATAGAAATGTTGATTTGGGTTGCAGCAACGTTCCCATGCACTCGCAGAATGTGGAACATAATGTGATGCCTGATGCTCTAGAACTGGATTACCAGTATAGTAAATTTTGGCCATTTGGCAAATTTCCAAAGAACACATTTAATAGTTCCCCTGGAAAAATGTGTTTAGTTGATGAGTTTCTGTATACGGACAATGAAAGTGCAGTGGAGCAAGTATCACATGATGATGTAGTTTATCCATCACACACAGATAAGTCTTGCAAGATAAATCATTCATGGAATTCTAGCATTTCTTACAATCTCAGCACCAATCCCATTCTGAAGAATGCGGCTGGTCATCATATGGAGAGTGACTTGCGAGGAAAATGGAAAAATCAAGCACTTGAAAGCTTTGCTTTCGAGTCAGTCACAAATCCATGTGAAGTATACTGTGAAAGAAGTACGTCCCTTGTGGAGTCTGAAGCCGGAGCTACAAAGGTTGTACATTCCACTGCTCAGAAACAGCCTGATTGTTCCAGCGAGCTTCTTCAAGCTAAGACAGGGAGTCAGGGATACCTTGCTTCATCAGGAGAAACGGAAGCAAGTGATAATCTTCCAAAATATGTCTGCGGGGGAGCATTATGGGAGAAATTGTTAGAATATACTGCTAAATCAACAGAAAAGATAGCTGGAGATAGTAGTTCAGCATCTGATATGCCACTTGATATAGCTATTGACAAGTGCATTATACAAGAAGTTCTGCTTCA ATATAAATATGTTAGCAGCTTCACAATGAAGTTGCTTGAGGAGGGTTTTGATCTTTGTGGACATCTACTAGCACTACGACGGTACCATTTCATGGAACTAGCTGACTGGGCAGAATCTTTTATTGTTTCCATTTATCATAAG AAATGGTTCTCTGTTAAGTCTGAGCAGAAAAGAGCAGAGATCCAAGGGCTTCTTGACTTGGCCTTGCAGAGGTCTTCATGTGATACCGATCCTTATAAGGAAAAACTGTTTATATACATGAAAGAACAGCCAGTCATTTCTGTGGCAGCCTCTGAACAAG GTTTCCACATGCTGGATGACTTCTTGCTGGGTTATAAAGTTGATTGGCCAGTGAATATTGTCATTACAGAGGAGGCACTTAGGAGATATGCTGAAATATTCTGTTATCTTGTTCAAGTCAGGTTTGCAGTCTTTTCACTGACTGAAGTATGGCGGTTTCTAAAG GAGTTGACACAGTTAATCAGTCGCTCTGGCCGCAGTAGACCTGATATATTGAAAAAATTAAACTCTGTGATGAAAGTGAG acatcaagtttaccattttCTATCAACATTACAGCAGTACCACCATTGCAATTTGTCTGATATATCATGGCGTCGTTTTCAACATTCCCTTAAACATCAG GTTAAAGATATGCGGGATATCGAGTATGTGCATTTGTGTTATGTTACAGACGCACTTCACAT ATGTTTCTTATCCAATGAGACAAAACCAGTTGCCACCATAATCAAAAGCATGCTTCAACAAGCTTTGGAGTTCCGGTCATGCTTTAAGAGTCTTAATGACCTTTCCGAATCAACAGTTAATCAGCTTAATCTGCATTCTCTTATAAACTTCTCTCAG